In Toxotes jaculatrix isolate fToxJac2 chromosome 12, fToxJac2.pri, whole genome shotgun sequence, the following are encoded in one genomic region:
- the dgat2 gene encoding diacylglycerol O-acyltransferase 2 isoform X1 translates to MKTILAAYSGVLKGTGSSILSALHDLPLALWPCRSKMEKHLQVISVLQWVISFLAMGIACTVLLIYMFCTDCWLIAAIYTAWLIIDWNTPKEGGRRSSWVRNWTVWTYFRDYFPIRLIKTHNLLPSRNYIFGYHPHGIFCFGAFCNFGTEATGFSKKFPGIKPSLATLAGNFRLPVLRDYLMSGGICPVNRNSIEYLLSHNGTGNAVVIVVGGAAESLHCAPGMNSVTLRNRKGFVKLALQKGSDLVPVYSFGENDAYKQVIFEEGSWWRSLQKRLQKILGFAPCLFHGCGLFFGNSWGIVPFCNPITTIVGEPITVPKIEEPTDEMVNLYHAMYIKSLQCLFDKYKTRFGLKESDILHIQ, encoded by the exons ATGAAGACCATTCTTGCTGCATACTCTGGCGTCCTCAAAG GAACCGGCTCCAGCATCCTCTCTGCCCTGCATGACCTGCCGCTAGCGTTGTGGCCCTGCAGATCCAAGATGGAAAAGCATCTGCAGGTcatctctgtgctgcagtgggTCATCAGCTTCTTAGCCATGG gtATTGCCTGCACTGTGCTGCTGATCTACATGTTCTGCACTGACTGCTGGCTTATCGCTGCCATTTACACCGCCTGGCTCATCATCGACTGGAACACCCCGAAAGAAG GTGGAAGGAGGTCCTCTTGGGTGAGGAACTGGACAGTGTGGACATATTTCCGAGACTACTTTCCAATTCGG CTAATTAAGACCCACAACCTGCTGCCCAGCCGGAACTACATATTTGGCTACCACCCCCACGGTATCTTCTGTTTTGGTGCTTTCTGTAACTTTGGGACAGAGGCCACTGGCTTCTCCAAGAAATTCCCGGGCATCAAGCCTTCCCTGGCAACCTTGGCAGGAAACTTCCGCTTGCCTGTGCTCCGAGACTACTTAATGTCTGGAG gcATCTGTCCAGTGAACAGGAACTCTATAGAGTACCTGCTGTCACATAACGGGACAGGAAATGCTGTGGTCATCGTTGTcggaggagcagcagagtctCTGCACTGTGCGCCGGGCATGAACTCTGTCACACTGAGGAATCGTAAAGGCTTTGTGAAGTTGGCCCTGCAGAAAGG GTCTGACCTGGTTCCAGTGTATTCTTTTGGAGAGAACGATGCCTACAAGCAGGTGATCTTTGAAGAAGGATCATGGTGGAGATCTCTCCAAAAGAGATTACAGAAGATCTTAGGCTTTGCGCCATGCCTTTTCCATGGATGTGGTCTCTTCTTTGGAAACTCCTGGGGCATTGTGCCTTTTTGCAACCCTATCACCACCATAG ttggGGAGCCAATCACAGTGCCAAAAATTGAGGAACCAACTGATGAGATGGTGAATCTGTACCATGCAATGTACATCAAGTCTCTCCAGTGCCTTTTTGACAAGTACAAGACCCGCTTTGGCC
- the dgat2 gene encoding diacylglycerol O-acyltransferase 2 isoform X2, producing MEKHLQVISVLQWVISFLAMGIACTVLLIYMFCTDCWLIAAIYTAWLIIDWNTPKEGGRRSSWVRNWTVWTYFRDYFPIRLIKTHNLLPSRNYIFGYHPHGIFCFGAFCNFGTEATGFSKKFPGIKPSLATLAGNFRLPVLRDYLMSGGICPVNRNSIEYLLSHNGTGNAVVIVVGGAAESLHCAPGMNSVTLRNRKGFVKLALQKGSDLVPVYSFGENDAYKQVIFEEGSWWRSLQKRLQKILGFAPCLFHGCGLFFGNSWGIVPFCNPITTIVGEPITVPKIEEPTDEMVNLYHAMYIKSLQCLFDKYKTRFGLKESDILHIQ from the exons ATGGAAAAGCATCTGCAGGTcatctctgtgctgcagtgggTCATCAGCTTCTTAGCCATGG gtATTGCCTGCACTGTGCTGCTGATCTACATGTTCTGCACTGACTGCTGGCTTATCGCTGCCATTTACACCGCCTGGCTCATCATCGACTGGAACACCCCGAAAGAAG GTGGAAGGAGGTCCTCTTGGGTGAGGAACTGGACAGTGTGGACATATTTCCGAGACTACTTTCCAATTCGG CTAATTAAGACCCACAACCTGCTGCCCAGCCGGAACTACATATTTGGCTACCACCCCCACGGTATCTTCTGTTTTGGTGCTTTCTGTAACTTTGGGACAGAGGCCACTGGCTTCTCCAAGAAATTCCCGGGCATCAAGCCTTCCCTGGCAACCTTGGCAGGAAACTTCCGCTTGCCTGTGCTCCGAGACTACTTAATGTCTGGAG gcATCTGTCCAGTGAACAGGAACTCTATAGAGTACCTGCTGTCACATAACGGGACAGGAAATGCTGTGGTCATCGTTGTcggaggagcagcagagtctCTGCACTGTGCGCCGGGCATGAACTCTGTCACACTGAGGAATCGTAAAGGCTTTGTGAAGTTGGCCCTGCAGAAAGG GTCTGACCTGGTTCCAGTGTATTCTTTTGGAGAGAACGATGCCTACAAGCAGGTGATCTTTGAAGAAGGATCATGGTGGAGATCTCTCCAAAAGAGATTACAGAAGATCTTAGGCTTTGCGCCATGCCTTTTCCATGGATGTGGTCTCTTCTTTGGAAACTCCTGGGGCATTGTGCCTTTTTGCAACCCTATCACCACCATAG ttggGGAGCCAATCACAGTGCCAAAAATTGAGGAACCAACTGATGAGATGGTGAATCTGTACCATGCAATGTACATCAAGTCTCTCCAGTGCCTTTTTGACAAGTACAAGACCCGCTTTGGCC
- the mogat2 gene encoding LOW QUALITY PROTEIN: 2-acylglycerol O-acyltransferase 2 (The sequence of the model RefSeq protein was modified relative to this genomic sequence to represent the inferred CDS: inserted 2 bases in 1 codon; substituted 1 base at 1 genomic stop codon), whose protein sequence is MVRFGELHYNTVSTRSEMKGKYVLYTPQGTARKNSPSRLLSIPETELKPRENTVKLERISKDFRLNVKTKSLSDAQVKPWSKVCCGRYGLTNQTPYXVSEIRLSAGGDGGEVREADFGPTSLTLPLCHRLQRLGLSLXSLVENMKVDFAPVDVPFHRRLQTAAVLQWVYSFLGLAPTCIFLFLYLLFTRFWMISVLYAIWWFFDYDTPSRGGRRVPFLCGLKVWEYMRDYFPIKLVKTADLDPKHNYVLGFHPHGVLVAGAFTNFCTYATGFRQLFPGLTSYLLMLPLWFRAPFFRDYIMCAGLIPSDKESASYPLCQRSGGNAVVIAVGGAPEALDAHPGSFNVLLAKKKGFIKMAMEHGAHLVPVFSFGENELFDQVENPRGTWLRWIQERLQNIMGISLPLFHARGIFQYSFGLIPYRKPISTIVGRPIKVERNVKPTAEELDALHQLYMDELSNLFEEHKGNYGVDKDTHLIFV, encoded by the exons ATGGTGAGGTTCGGAGAGCTCCACTACAATACAGTTTCCACCAGGTCCGAAATGAAGGGAAAATATGTTCTCTACACTCCG CAGGGCACTGCAAGGAAAAACAGCCCCTCCCGCCTGCTCAGCATCCCGGAGACAGAACTGAAGCCGAGGGAAAATACTGTCAAGTTAGAAAGAATATCAAAGGACTTCCGGCTTAACGTGAAAACTAAAAGCCTCAGTGACGCTCAGGTGAAACCGT GGTCAAAAGTCTGCTGTGGTAGATATGGACTGACAAATCAAACCCCATACTGAGTATCTGAGATAAGACTGTCAGCTGGAGGTGATGgtggagaggtgagagaggCAGACTTTGGACCCACTTCACTCACTCTTCCTCTTTGCCACCGGCTGCAGCGCCTCGGTTTGTCTCT TTCGCTTGTGGAAAACATGAAGGTTGATTTTGCCCCCGTGGATGTGCCCTTCCATAGGAGACTACAGACGGCCGCGGTGCTGCAGTGGGTCTATTCCTTCCTTGGTCTGG CCCCCACCTGCATCTTCCTGTTCCTTTACCTGCTGTTCACTCGCTTCTGGATGATCAGCGTGCTGTACGCCATCTGGTGGTTCTTTGACTATGACACACCCTCACGTGGAGGTCGCAGGGTCCCTTTTTTGTGCGGCCTCAAAGTTTGGGAGTACATGAGGGATTACTTCCCCATCAAG TTGGTGAAGACAGCTGACTTGGATCCCAAGCACAACTACGTCTTAGGCTTCCATCCCCATGGCGTGCTGGTGGCAGGAGCCTTTACTAACTTCTGCACCTACGCCACAGGCTTCAGACAGCTGTTTCCTGGCCTCACCAGCTACCTGCTCATGTTGCCCCTTTGGTTCAGAGCCCCGTTCTTCAGAGACTACATCATGTGTGCAG GTCTGATTCCCTCAGACAAAGAGAGCGCCAGCTATCCACTCTGCCAACGCAGTGGTGGTAACGCTGTTGTAATAGCAGTTGGTGGGGCCCCAGAGGCACTTGATGCTCACCCTGGGAGCTTCAATGTGCTGTTGGCCAAGAAGAAAGGCTTCATCAAAATGGCCATGGAGCATGG aGCTCATCTGGTGCCAGTCTTCTCCTTCGGAGAGAATGAATTGTTTGATCAAGTGGAAAACCCAAGAGGAACATGGCTTCGATGGATTCAGGAACGGCTACAAAACATCATGGGCATTTCCCTGCCTCTCTTCCACGCGCGTGGCATTTTCCAGTACTCCTTTGGCCTCATACCCTACAGAAAACCCATCAGTACAATAG TTGGACGGCCAATTAAGGTGGAGAGGAACGTGAAGCCCACAGCTGAGGAGCTTGACGCCCTCCACCAGCTGTACATGGACGAACTCAGCAACCTGTTTGAGGAGCACAAAGGCAACTATGGAGTGGACAAGGACACACACCTGATCTTTGTCTAA